A segment of the Lycium ferocissimum isolate CSIRO_LF1 chromosome 10, AGI_CSIRO_Lferr_CH_V1, whole genome shotgun sequence genome:
gataTACTGAGCACAGCCTTGCTAGAGTTGCATTCCGGATGGGTTTTTGTGGTTTGTTCTCTGTTGAAAAGCTTATACTTATTGTCATCACATCTATCATTAATACACCAATTTTTCGTAATGGATATTGGAATTCCCCGTGTCAGCCACATCATAATGAGCATTTGTATCCTTTgtacttatgtatatatatctgtaGCTTACTACATATTCACTTACATAACTAAAAGGTTGCCTTCAGTCTGTGTACATTATAACTAAAGTGGAATATTTTCACATTCTAGGGGAGATGGGTCCAGATTTTAGCCCAAAAATGTCAGTTAAATCTCTAACACCACAGCAAATAGTTCGCATCCATCAGTTGTTTCGTCAAGCCAAATTTGATGATCCCAGTGGTGACGTAAGTTCCTCTTTGTGAAGTTCTTGCCTCTTTTCCAATTTCCTTTGGCAACACCAAGCTATAAATGTTTTGGTGATTCCCAGTTTCTCGTGCATATGATTTCTAAGCCACATTGCAGATTTTAAGTCCTGCTGGAGAATACAATCTACGTCTTGGCATTATAAAGGAGTTGCACCCAGATATGGTTGCGACCTATTCTGGAAGGTTGTATCTTATATGAAGTTCTTCATCTACTTTGTTTTATGAATCCTTTGATTGGATAATACAAATGATAGAACTGTTAAAAGCTACTATGTCTTCTGTCCAGTGCTCAAGTATTCGAAGGTCATCCATTCATCGTGGAAGCTGGAGTTAGTGTTGGTGGGAAGGATGTTAAACAAGTAAGAAATCTCCCTTATGGTAAAGTATATACAACATAGACAATGTGGTACGTTTAGTGCTGAAACTGATTGCGTCTATGTAATACATTTTATCTCCAATGTTAGAAGCAAAGGACCCAATAGAATGCATCTGTATCCGCACTTGATAAATAGTTACAGATGATTTGATTTAGGGCTGCTTATCTGTCCGGTTGAGCCGGTATTTGTATATGTCAGTTGGGCGAATTGGTTTGGGCGAATTGGTTATCGGTTTGTAGATACACTCTCTGATATAACATATCTGTTGGTTCAGTTTTGTGAGCAGTTCGGGTCGGGTCATGAATCTCTGCTGCAAAATATTCTCCATTGTCTTTGCCTTACTCCTCTGTAGCACTTCTTCTGCAGGGTATCTTCCACTTTCTGGACGATGTACTCTGTGTTTTACTCCATTTTCTTGACAGGAGGTATTGCAATAGTCAAAGTAGGTTTACTTTCATTGAACCTTTTCGATTTGGAGATATTGAGCTTGTAAAAGGTGCAATATGGGGGTTTGCTTTGAATTCTTGAAGTAGCTAGAGAAGTCATGCTTCAAACTTTTGAGCTGtgtttctgtaaatgaagtgggatcaaAAGAGAAAGTCAGTTTTGATATTAGAAGcaaaagattccaaagtactGGCCGCAAATTGCCAGTTGTGGTGTCGCCGACAAGCCAAAGAGAGACAGCAAAGGGAGAGACGAGATAATTGAGAGATGCGCGCTGAAGTGAAATGGTGAATGGCTCAACCTGCTTCCCAAGTCCTTATCTTTATATCGGTGTGGTTCGGTTTAAAAATAGGCATACTTGACCACTGAATCCATTATCGATAAGTATATAAAATTGCTCATTATCCTGAAATGTTTTTCCGAATACTGAGACTATTCAATCGGTACAACAGAGAACAGCCCTAAAttgattttattgaaaaaaccTGATCAAATGATTGGGGAAGCACTTAATGATGGTCAAACTCTTTTTCTTCAGTTTTGAGCTTGCCATTACGATATGGTGAGGCTCTTGAGGGAATCACCTGGTGATAAGGATATATTTCCTAGGAGCTATAAGAAGTATTTTGGGCAGATCCTCTGGTCTTCTCATATTTGTGTAATAAATAGATGTTGAACTTCTGTTTGTTGGATGATTagtgttttctttcttttgttaatAACCAATCTGTggaaaggaaaggtaagaaaagAGAAGCAAATGTTAGTGTTAGAAATTTCCAACTCTTTTGTCTTCTGAATTTCTTGTTCTCATATTGTTGCACTAACTATACCTGACCAAATTTTAGGGGCTGAATGTTTTCCGATTTGCTAATCGGATTCCACTTCTTTTTGAGCAAGGTGCTGATGTCGTTACCAGGACTGCTATGAAGAGAATCAAGTAAGGCATATAAAGTCTATGAAGTTgctcattatttttcattcataAAGAAACTAGGAAACTCTGCTAGTTCTCTTATAGAAGATGTTTTCTCCTTTAAAGTTTTTCTGGGTAAGTATTATTGAAGATTTTTCTCCTCATTTAAAAATTTTCTGCATAAGTATTATAGAAGATGCTATCTTTTGTGGACTCCAGTTTTTGCGACACtggaaaggggaaaaaataTGTTATCTTTTGTGGACTCCAGTTTTTGCCACACtggaaaggggaaaaaatattttttcctttggAGGCTCCTTTTCCGTCTCATAATCTTTTGCTTTCCTCTTTTTGTTGGGTTTTCCCTTTTTGGGCGAGGGTGGGAAAATTGTTGCAAATTCAACAGCAGACAGTGTAATAAGATGTCACTTTCAGCTGGAACAGTTACAAAATCAACCAAACACAAGACAAGATTGGTGTCTTTGTGAGCATTGTTAGCACCAAAATCCCCTTCAAAGGGACTGGCAAGGAGTATATTGGAGATGACATAAGTGAGATAGCTTCTGCTGTCAAGGTAACTTCTATTGTCTGCAGTCAATAAATCATTGAACAGTTTTTCGTTAGGCTAATAGAAGAAATGTTCCAGACAGCCATTCAGCAATGCTGCAATCAACTCAAATCAAAAATTGTAAAAAGGATTCATGCTCGTGAGCAGCAGGAAAGGAAGCGGAATTTGAGCAAGTAAGCCGGATCATTTAAGGCTCATAATAATAATTTGAGTTTCTTCAGTCAAATTCAATACCATTTTTCTGCTGGATGCAGGTATATTCCTAGTGCTACCGCTGCTATATACGATCTCCTAAAACAGACAAATGCGCATGGATCAAAAAAGAGACGCTACACGGATGATAATGCAGACCTACTAGAACAAGTTTCAGTTAATTCAGTAACAAAAAATACATTCAAAGAAAAGCTTGCTCAGCATGTTGAAAAGGTATGCATCCTTGTATAAATATTATTCTAAAGCAGAGAAGTTTATCTATGGCATTTTTTTTTGATaggatatatatatgacattataGTCAAATACTTCTACCACAACTTGCTGGATGTTCTTTTTACCTCTTTTGAATTTGACAAAGAAAGTGGTTCCATTAACCTGCTTGTAAAACTGGAAATTGAGATGGTTTCCTAACCTGCTAATATTGCTATATTTCGTCAAGAAGGATCTGGATCAAAAAACTACTATGTGGTTTCATTGTTTTATGTTGCAGGTGGACTACGAAATGGGTTTGGAATATGCCACGCAGACCGGAGTGAATGAAGAACCTCGGGAAGACATATACATAGAGTCACTGGATGAAGATAAGAACTTCATCGACTTCAAGAGCCCCATGTTTGTCTTCAGACTCTATAACTAGTTATTCGCTAGCTGGCTTGTCGTAGGAATGTGTCAtttctaatttcattttttgttttgtattttaTCAATTGAATTGTATAAATTCTAGAGGTGAAGAGGACAACACAGCGGAAATGTATTATGATAGGAAGAGAAAGTGCAACTTATTGCAACCATGTTTACTGATCATCATACAATGTAAATTCAAGGTCAAAAgatttattttcctatttcgtgaGGATGTTAGTGACAACCTTCTTGTTCTAACTCGCTAAGTCGCACACATAGCTGATGTTTATTAAGTGTTTAAAATTTACCCTGATCTTCAAAATTGAGACCGCCGAGTCTGAAGTTTGCACTGCAAAAACTAATTTTAGACCTTaggttcaaatttcaaatcttCGGGTGGATGTTAGCTCTGGCAGAGTCGTCTACCTTCGGACCTGAATGCCTTCTGGTTTGAAGTAAAGCTTTGGTAGTCCAAAACTTCAGACTCCGATAGTCTGGAGGAGGATGAGGAGCATTGAAACTTATCAAATATGGTTATATTTTaagtagtaattttttttttttagatttgttTTCGGAGGAGCTTTTGAAGTTTATCAAATGTGGTTTAACTTTATAtacaaataacaacaacataccaattGTAATCTCACAAGGAGGGCTGGGGAGGATAGAGTGGTTGCAGACCTAATCCCTCTCGTaggaggtagagaggttattTTTGATAGAcatgttttaattttatatagttttttaaTAGTAGATTTGTTTTAAATGGTGCCTTTCAAACCAACTACTTGGTGCCATTTCTGTTGTTCGATGTACTCGTCTTTGAGTGTTGTTTATAAATATGTTGGCAATGACATGGccctccaaaatttatgtgtcacgtTAGCATTTGTGTTCACATGTTGAACTTTAGACAAGTTGAAGtacctacttgtgcacacctaaagttggagggcatacttgccaTCTGAGGCTAAGTTTAAGGGTCTGTTCATGTattatgcaaaaagaatttCATCAAACAACTATCTAGATTGCTCATATTAAGAGGTCATGTCTCCTCGGTGAAGAGTAACA
Coding sequences within it:
- the LOC132035565 gene encoding DNA topoisomerase 6 subunit B isoform X3; translation: MNEEMKPYMMILRQQRLVRLAKEARHLEIQAKNAALGKKVKDSAATKAAKGREASYYRVTCKDNGRGMPHDDIPNMFGRVLSGTKYGLKQTRGKFGLGAKMALIWSKMSTGLPIEITSSMKSQNYTTFCRLDIDIHKNIPHIHVHEKRENKERWHGAEIQIVIEGNWTTYRSKILHYMRQMAVITPYAQFLFQFLSESPEKNVIIRFARRTDIMPPVPLETKYHPSAVDILLIKRLITETSKQTLLQFLQHEFVNIGKSHADRLIGEMGPDFSPKMSVKSLTPQQIVRIHQLFRQAKFDDPSGDILSPAGEYNLRLGIIKELHPDMVATYSGSAQVFEGHPFIVEAGVSVGGKDVKQGLNVFRFANRIPLLFEQGADVVTRTAMKRINWNSYKINQTQDKIGVFVSIVSTKIPFKGTGKEYIGDDISEIASAVKTAIQQCCNQLKSKIVKRIHAREQQERKRNLSKYIPSATAAIYDLLKQTNAHGSKKRRYTDDNADLLEQVSVNSVTKNTFKEKLAQHVEKVDYEMGLEYATQTGVNEEPREDIYIESLDEDKNFIDFKSPMFVFRLYN
- the LOC132035565 gene encoding DNA topoisomerase 6 subunit B isoform X2 produces the protein MIGLADHERRDEALYDDFETAKAREKRLAKEARHLEIQAKNAALGKKVKDSAATKAAKGREASYYRVTCKDNGRGMPHDDIPNMFGRVLSGTKYGLKQTRGKFGLGAKMALIWSKMSTGLPIEITSSMKSQNYTTFCRLDIDIHKNIPHIHVHEKRENKERWHGAEIQIVIEGNWTTYRSKILHYMRQMAVITPYAQFLFQFLSESPEKNVIIRFARRTDIMPPVPLETKYHPSAVDILLIKRLITETSKQTLLQFLQHEFVNIGKSHADRLIGEMGPDFSPKMSVKSLTPQQIVRIHQLFRQAKFDDPSGDILSPAGEYNLRLGIIKELHPDMVATYSGSAQVFEGHPFIVEAGVSVGGKDVKQGLNVFRFANRIPLLFEQGADVVTRTAMKRINWNSYKINQTQDKIGVFVSIVSTKIPFKGTGKEYIGDDISEIASAVKTAIQQCCNQLKSKIVKRIHAREQQERKRNLSKYIPSATAAIYDLLKQTNAHGSKKRRYTDDNADLLEQVSVNSVTKNTFKEKLAQHVEKVDYEMGLEYATQTGVNEEPREDIYIESLDEDKNFIDFKSPMFVFRLYN